From a single Deinococcus sp. YIM 134068 genomic region:
- a CDS encoding DUF4153 domain-containing protein, with the protein MTAPDEPTPPAPLPDFPAIPRPAKAALPLLAAAGLTLAAHLLSAGRGPGLGVNVVVWVALFIGVCLWMLRHRGQRPTREAVILLGLALALAATFALRRVPTNLALLNGTALLLCLTLGAAYLRHPGLSVAGVWAQAGTVFTGGLRFVYGPLALLERFPWARLRPAKGSEMGRWGVGLALTLPVLLIFGGLLAGADGAFGSLVGRLLNWDLGGLGETLFRLAFWAALAGGLVYPALMALRPTVFPAGEPSGLPRLGLIEVGLPLGALGALFVVFLGTQLPYFLSGPSLPDGFTYADYVRRGFGELMTVALLTLVLLLTAHAVTRGEVRVGLTYRLLNLAVLAPLALVILSAANRWRLYTLAYGLSEIRVMGAAFLVWVVLALGWLALGLWRGSLRHFAYPALLLGLGTLLVTTALNPAALIARVNIHRAVTGLTNDLRRTPQNVDVWELLDLGADAVPAVVANLDTLTQECGPNCAQGRAFIVRHLQDEYGLPTDPRSWNAGEARARRLVLGLE; encoded by the coding sequence ATGACCGCACCGGACGAGCCGACCCCGCCTGCGCCGCTCCCTGACTTCCCCGCCATTCCCCGACCGGCGAAGGCCGCCCTGCCGCTCCTCGCCGCCGCCGGGCTGACGCTCGCCGCGCATCTGCTCTCGGCGGGCCGGGGACCGGGATTGGGGGTAAACGTGGTGGTCTGGGTGGCTCTTTTCATCGGCGTGTGTTTGTGGATGTTGCGGCACAGAGGGCAGAGGCCAACCCGTGAGGCCGTGATCCTGCTGGGCCTGGCGCTCGCCCTCGCGGCGACGTTCGCCCTGCGGCGGGTGCCGACCAACCTCGCCCTGCTGAACGGGACGGCGCTCCTCCTCTGCCTGACGCTGGGGGCGGCGTACCTGCGGCATCCGGGGTTGAGCGTGGCGGGGGTGTGGGCACAGGCTGGAACGGTATTCACGGGCGGGCTGCGCTTCGTGTACGGGCCGCTGGCGCTGCTCGAACGCTTCCCGTGGGCGCGGCTGCGTCCGGCGAAGGGGAGCGAGATGGGGCGCTGGGGTGTCGGCCTCGCTTTGACCCTCCCCGTGCTCCTGATCTTCGGTGGGCTGCTCGCGGGGGCGGACGGGGCGTTCGGGTCACTCGTCGGGCGGCTGCTGAACTGGGACCTGGGCGGGCTGGGTGAAACCCTCTTCCGCCTCGCCTTCTGGGCGGCCCTCGCGGGCGGGCTGGTCTACCCGGCGCTGATGGCGCTGCGGCCCACCGTCTTCCCGGCGGGCGAACCGTCCGGCCTGCCGCGCCTGGGGCTGATCGAGGTGGGGCTACCGCTCGGGGCACTCGGCGCGTTGTTCGTGGTCTTTCTCGGCACCCAGCTCCCCTACTTCCTGAGCGGGCCGAGCCTGCCGGACGGCTTCACCTACGCGGATTACGTGCGGCGCGGCTTCGGGGAGCTGATGACGGTCGCCCTCCTGACGCTGGTGCTGCTGCTCACCGCGCACGCCGTCACCCGTGGGGAGGTGCGGGTGGGCCTGACCTACCGCCTGCTCAACCTCGCGGTCCTCGCGCCCCTCGCACTCGTGATCCTCAGCGCGGCGAACCGCTGGCGGCTCTACACGCTCGCCTACGGGCTGAGCGAGATTCGGGTGATGGGCGCGGCCTTCCTCGTCTGGGTGGTGCTGGCGCTCGGGTGGCTCGCCCTCGGCCTGTGGCGCGGGAGCCTGCGGCACTTCGCGTATCCGGCGCTGCTGCTGGGCCTGGGCACGCTGCTTGTGACGACGGCCCTCAACCCCGCCGCCCTGATCGCCCGCGTGAACATTCACCGCGCCGTGACGGGCCTGACGAACGACCTGCGCCGCACGCCGCAGAACGTGGATGTCTGGGAGCTGCTGGACCTGGGGGCGGACGCGGTGCCCGCCGTGGTGGCGAACCTGGACACGCTGACCCAGGAGTGCGGCCCGAACTGCGCTCAGGGCCGGGCGTTCATCGTGCGTCACCTTCAGGACGAATACGGCCTCCCCACCGACCCCCGCTCTTGGAACGCGGGCGAGGCGCGGGCGAGGCGGCTGGTGCTGGGGCTGGAGTGA